The Bdellovibrio bacteriovorus W nucleotide sequence ACAGAGCGAAAAGTTCGTCAAAAGGGTTCGGATGCAAGGCGGAGGTTGGCTCTCGCAGCGGAGGCGTGCTCAATGCACGTCGGAGCGAGAAAGCCTGCCGACAACGAAGTCAGCCGGGCCCTTTTCACGAACTTTTGTTGTGTTTGGCGTAGGCGCCTTTAAGCTTCTCTTCTAATATTTTCGCAGAAAAAGGCTTCACGATATACTGAGAGACTCCAGCTAAAACAGCCTCGGTCACTTGGTCTCTTTCAGATTCAGATGTTAAAAGTACAAAGGGAAGTTGTGCCCACTCTGCGGTGGCGCGAACCTGTTTTAAAAGTTCTAAGCCCTTCATGTTGGGCATATTCCAATCGGAAATAACTAATTGAATTTGGCGATCTGTTTGATTGTTCTCAATCAAAACTTTCAAGCCCTCTTGCCCGTCTGCAGCTTCATAAAGATTAGAGTATCCCATTGCACGCAAAGTGTTTTTCACAAGATCGCGAATAGAGGGCATATCATCAATTATTAGAATTCGTGTAGACGTTGGAAACATGGCTTCTCCCTTACCCTCACTATTTTGAGAAAAATAAGGAAGAAGCTCAAAAGATCTTTTAAAGCCCTAGCCTTTGAACGGGGGCTAGCCAAAGATAGTCTGCGCGTGGCCCTTCCGTCGGAGATGGCTGAATTTCCAAATCCAGCTCTTCCAATGTCATCCCTGTGGTGTTGACCTGCGAAAAGGTCAAAATAGGTGTTTGAGGCAGTCGGTGACGGAGGCGGTCTGGAAGTCCTCCCCCAAACTGGACGTGGAAATCCCCCACGACGATCACAAGGACCTGCTGCGGGTGAGTTTTTAAGAACTGCTCTGCCTGCCATGCCATTGTGTCATCCCAAATAGACTGGGAAAGGAAGTAGCGCTCGCCCGCCTCTGGAGTCGGCAGATGAGGCATCATGCTTAAAAAACGGCGCTTATAAGAGTCTCGCCCCACAGTAAAAGCCGGAGGAAGAAGTGCTTTTTCCTCATTTGTAAGAGCATCTAAGCCTCCTTTAGCAACTTTACCCGTTAAGCTGCGTGGAGCATTGAGGGCAATTGTCTTAGAGCCTTGGGTGAGGTCTGGGAAGAGAGCTTGGCTGCGATAGTAATCATAAGAAATACCTCCCCAAGCAATGGCTGTAAGGAAGTCTGCCTCACTTAAGAGACCTGCACGGTAGTCGTTCACTTTACTCTGATCAGTATATGTAAAAAATTCTAGTCCTACGGACACTGGAAGCCCGAGTGAGCGCAGAGCCTCTAAAATTTGCACTTGCTGGTCGCGATGTTTTTGAAAGCCATGGTTTTCACCGATGATAACGATGCTGCCAGGTTGAACTTTTTCAAGACTTTGAACTAATGAAACCTCTTGGAGATCTCCTCCACGAAAAATGCCTTCTATTTCGGCATGGGCACAAGCTGAAACCAGTAGAGTCGCTAGAAATAATCTAAAAGAAAGCATGGAAACACCCCTTCGACGCTAATTTGCCTATTGAAGTTTTGCTTTTCCTTTGATACCTTGACCCACTTTGAAAAGGTATTGTCATTTTTTCCATATTACGCATGGCGCAAATGACCAGCCTATCAATATGGATTCCGCACATTCAATATTGTCGGATGAATGAAATGCTAGTATGAGTTGCTAGTAATTATTGCTAGTAATAGCTAAGGGGTACCGCAATGGCAAAAAAGTCAGGAAGAATTATCATCACTCTTGAGTGCACTGAAGCTCGCGCTGAAGGCAAACCTGTTTCTCGTTACACTACGACTAAGAACAAATCTAAGACTCCAGGTCGTTTAGAGAAAAAGAAATACAACCCAAATCTTAAGCGTCACACTGTACACAGAGAAACTAAGTAATGATTCTTTCGGATCAGCAGATTCTCGAGCAGATTGAGAAGGGCAATATTAAAGTAGAGCCCTTTCGCAGAGAATGCCTAGGCACGAACTCTTATGATGTTCACCTAGGTAGCACTTTGGCTGTCTATGAGGATAAAGTGCTCGATGCGAAGAAGCATAACAAGATTCGCACCTTCGAAATTCCAGAAGAGGGATTTGTACTTATGCCCGACACTCTATATTTAGGTGTGACGGCAGAATACACTGAGACTTTGGCTCATGTCCCATTTTTAGAAGGTAAATCCAGCGTTGGCCGCCTTGGAATCGATATCCATGCGACTGCAGGCAAAGGTGACGTTGGTTTCTGTAACTATTGGACTCTTGAAATTTCCGTAAAGCAGCCTGTTCGAGTTTATACTGGAATGCCTGTAGGACAATTGATATACTTTGCTGTACAGGGAGAGATCCTGACTGCTTACAATGTGAAGCCGTCAGCTAAGTATAACGATAAAAAACCGTTACCGGTTGAGTCCATGATGTGGAAAAATTCATTTTAAAGTTATCCTCAAAATTATCTCGAGTAGCCTTACTCCTCTTTTTCACGCAGCTGATTGGCTGTGCCCCTGGAGAAGAGGGTTTTGGCTCAGGCATTGACGCCTACACTTTCGTTCAAAACAACTTTTATGAGATCTCGGACTCCAAGCTGCATGGTTCGGGCTCTATTCGCTTTATTCAATCCTATGGCACTGGCAATGGCACCTCTTTAGAGCTTCGAGGTACATTGGATCTGACCAATAGCTTTATCACGGCCGTGTTTTTTGCAGATATGGGATTGGGCGGTGGTCTTTCCGTCAACATTCAGCGCATTGGCGCAACCATCAAAGGCACGATTCTGTATAATGGTGGGGTATACAATATCATCCCTACCCTTTGGGCAAATCCGGCTAATATTGATATCGTCATCGATGCGCATCGCTGGGGTGGCACAAACCGCATTCTTATCTGGCAAAGAGATACTTATGGGTACTCTCCAGCAACAGCACTGGTGGACTCCAATCGCACAACAGACGTGTCTCCAAGCTTACCTACAGGCGGTCAGCCGATTGGTACAGCTACAGGGTTGGTTCTTCAACAAGCTGAAGTGACAAAGGCCAACGTCGGCTTCGCTCGCGCCCTTTAATAGAAAATTTCAACATTTAAAAATTTTGGCCCTGCCCGACAGAATCATAACAATGAGTTCACTCAAAACACACGCCCAACTCAAGGTTCGTCAAAAAGGTTTGGATTCGAGGCGGAGGTAGGCTCTCGCAGCGCAGGCGTGCTCTATGCACGTCGGAGCGAGAAAGCCTGCCGACAACGAAGAAGACAAGCCTTTTTCACGAACCGCCCTATTCGGTGATGAAGGAGTCGATAATAATCTGATTCTTCTGCTGACTCGTCTGATCCGCGATATAACCAAGAATTTGCGAGAGTTGGGTTCTATTCGCCCAAACATCCCAATTCTTCTGCTTACCTCTCCACTTCAGAGCAAAGCCAATTTTCTCTTTCAGAGTTTCAGGTGGTTTTCCGTATCTCAAGATATAAGTAAAGATATCCAAAAGATCTTTTTCTTTCAGCGATCCTTTGGCGATTTGATCTTTTGCAAGTTCAAACAAAATTCCACGGAAGGCAGGGAAAGCCGCCATAGACTCTGTTGTAGAAATGAAGCCGTCTTTATTCTTATCAAAACGCGCATAGATCATTTCGATATACTGAATTACGTGCGGAGCTAAAGAGATATCCTCAACTGTTGCCGTGTTCTTAGAGTTCGGCACATGCCCTGCGGCTTTAAAGACGTTATTTATATAGTAAGCCCACTCGTCAGCACTTGCAGAGTTCATATAGCGAATATACTCAGGTGTTGGCGTCATATGCTTACGCATAGAATCCTTATAAGCCGCACGAATACAGCTTAAAGTCGCCGTCGAAGTTTTTGTTAACTTCTTACCTTGAAAGCAATGGCGTGAAAGATCTTCCTCTAAAAGAGAGTTCACTTTAAGCCCTGAGAAAATCATCCCGACAAGATCTGTCATCTCTGTGAATGAAGCGATACTATTACCATCAGAGTGAGGAACAAAAATATTTGCTTCTCTAAATCGAGAAGAAGCAAAGGTTACGTTTTTGGGGTCAAGAACTCCAAGTTCAACGACTGGGGCACGTACGGTTTGGAAGGCAGCTTCGACCTCTTCAAGAGTCACCCCTTGGTAACTTGTGAGGCGCTTGCTGTCAGTGATGAACGAGCGGATCAAGGCACGCGAAAGAGCTCTGTGCATATTGATCTGGCTCATCGTCTCGAAGTTATAGCCATGCTCAATACGATTTGAGATCTGAACTCGCCCCAAGGCATCAAAGGTCATAGCCATTGGTGTATCAATGACCATCAACATTTCCTGCAAGCCTGTCTGGAAGTTAGACGTATTCCCCTGCTGGCGAGAAGCCTTTTGCAAATTTTCGTAGAACTCTAGGCGAGTCATTCCACGTAGTGGCGACCACCCTTGCGTCAAACTCGCGAAGTGAACTTGAAGATCTAAATAAATACGCAACTCAGAACGCGCGACTTCCAGAGAAGTCAGAGTCAGAGCCGTTTCTGGCTTACCCGCTAAACGCTGCTCCGCAGGAGTTAGAATATTGTTAAGCACAACGCCTAATAGCTGATTCCAAGAAGTCAGACTCATCTTAGGAATGATTTCCAACTTACTGAGATGCTGAACGATATTTAAAAGCTCTGCACGAGTGAAAGCTGTGTTGGCTTTTTTCGCGATAAGATCTCTTAAAATATTTAAGCTCTGATCCATGAGGATCGTCATCGAATCCAGAGTCAAAACTTGAGTTTGGTCTTTACCTTTTACGAAATACTCGAAATACAGATAGTCACTGTAGAAGCGAGACGCAAAACCCAGTAAAACACTCCAATGGCCTTTTGCAAGACTGCTGTCATTGCCCCCAAGAATCATATTCTTTAGATCAATAACTAAAGGCATATAGGAAGTGGCTAACTGTTGGTATCCTCCATTTTCAGGCGGATACAAAGTTTCGACTTCTTTTAAAAGTTTAAGAGCATCATTTAAATCGTAAGCTCCTTCAAATAAAGCACCGGCTTCACGCAGCGTCGCCTCTAGTACGAACTGAGAGTCCATAAAGATTTTTTGCGACTCTTCATAGGGATAGAATTCCGGCTGCCACTCACGTCCATAAATTAAATAGTATGGCAAAAATCTTTCGGCCATAATTTTTAGACGGTTCACTTTTAAGCGCGCAGTTTCAAAATCCAATCTTGTGAAGGACTCCATGCTGCCACCAAAGAACAGCTGCTTTACCTTCATTGCTTCATTCACAAGCCCTGGAGAAGTTTTAAAATCTGGCCAAACTCCGCCCAAGGTATCCAAGAGAGCTACAATTTCAAGCTTACTGACATATCCCGCTGGCTTTTCAGCAACAAGATCTTCAAAAACAGAAAGCAAGTCTTCTACTGTGCGCGCAAGATAAGACAGCTTGTAACCAGAACCTGTCTCTGGAACTGATTTAATGAAGTAGTAATATCTTAAGAAGAGAATATATCCACGAGAGCCTAGAACACCAAAGCGTCGCCACTCTTTTGGAGTTACGAGATCTTCATCCCCACCCGCAAGAGTCGTCTTCACTTTTTTAACAACCGGCATGTATTTTTGAATTGTCTTTGGAAAGTCCCAGTCTTCCTCAAAAAGACCGCCCATCAAAGAAACAAAAGTTACAAAGTCAGAAAGCTTATAGCTCTGACCATTTTCCTCAATAACCGTTGCCAGGGTCTTAGCTGCTAGTTGAATCTCTTTATTGGCGTCTTCAAAGAACTTGATTTCACCTTGAAGCTTTTCTTCCCCGTTAAGGCTCCACTTCAATGCCAAGATCTTCATGTAAGGATTTACATTGATCGTGATATCGCGAAGAGTCTTAAACAAAGACAAAAGACGATCTACTTCTACGCGAGTAATATGTTTGTCATCTCCACCCACGAAAAGCTTTTTTACCTTCATGAACTCGTACTGAAGCTCAACAGATACCTTTGGGCTCTCAGGATCTAAGAAGTTATCTTCTAAAAATGTGGCTAGTTCTTGAGATGAATAGCTATCGCCAGAACGACCGCGCACATAGCGTTTAAATTTTTCGACAGCAGAACTGACACAGTCCCACGATCTCTCAAGCTCAACCTTTTTAGCTTCTCCTAGGATGAAAGCCTTTACGACAGGTTTAGTCTCGGTCAAACACTGAGTGCCGCCAAACTCTTGACTGCTTGGAGGTGGTGGTTCTTCGCCCAACTTCGCATCACATGAGGTGAGCAGGAACGAAAGCGTTAACATTGCAATTAGGAGCTTCTTGAAAGAAAGAGAAGCGAACTTACACTCGAAAGAATGAAGGTTTTCAAAAAACTTTCTAAAAAACATAGGTCATGCCCCCGTAGACACGGTCATTGGCGCGATACTGATTCAAGAAACTAGAGGTTTTATAATTTTCATCCTGAACCCCTAGAATATCGCTGCCCATGACTACGGCCCACTTTTGATTTGGGTAATACAAGAACTCCGTGTTCAGCAAAGAACCACGTTGATCATAGTCGTATAAATATTTGATTCGAGTCACAACAGGACGCGTTTTGATCGCCGCTAACTGCCCCTCAACGCGCAGGGAAAGAGCATTGGTAAACTTCAGTCGTTGATCGAAAAGAGTGAAGTCGTCGGGCTGTCCATCAGCAAGGACATCCACAATTCCTCCGCCTTCGACTTTCAAATACTGAACTTGGCAGACAAGAGTGTTTTTCCAAAGATTGTGAACAGGAAAGTCCACCGCCGCAGAGAATGCCGTCAAAGGCTTTAACTGCTGAATCGACCAATCTTGATCCACTGACTTCTGCATCGGAGTGTCGTGCAACGCCGAAGCCGTCACTTTAACACGCTCCCACGAATAGCCCACGTCGGCCGAATACAGACTGTGATAGGTGACTTCAGGAGAAACCGTTACATCAACACGGTCTTGAGAAACGTCTTTAAAGTTCTGGCGTTTTAAAATCAACTCATTCACAGGCAAATAACCCGCGCTGACGGAAACCCAAGGGCCTTTTTCTTTTTGCCCCAAGCGCCCCATAGCACCCACAGCTCCATTCCCAACAAGCTTTGCAGTTTCTGGGATATCTAGAGCGTAGTTGATATTATTAATACGGCTGTTGAAGTCATAATCCCTAGAAGGGGCACGGTACCAGCGACTGTCTGCTACTAAGCCCCCACCTTCTTCGCGAATTTCAGGGCCCATGCTTGGGATAAATATAGGAGTGATAAAACCTAGGACTTCCCAATTTTTATTATTCGATTGGAAGAACAACCCCGTTAAGCCCTGCTCTTCAGGACGAAGAGTATCCATTGCAAACTGTGGTTGCCAAAGACCCAACTGCCAGCGACGATCCATATCGCTCCAGTCCATTTTCTTTCGCCCTAGATAGAGCTTGTTGGGCCCCTTACCGTGAGTCGAAGCAAAGGCTTCGTGCACGATATAATGGGATTGACCGCGCGTGAAGAACGTTCCCCCCGAAACGTCTCCCATAAAGTCCACCCAAGAGGTTTCCTTAATCAAAGACAAGCGCGCGGATAAAAGTTGGCTATAAGATAATTGCGGCGACTCGGGTACAGCAGAGAAGTATTGCATTCCCTCCATACGAATCTGACCATAGAACTTTACATCCGATGTTTTAGAAGGACGCTGCAACGAAGCCGAAGTGGAATTCGTTGGACGCGACATCGCCGTCGAGTTCGTGGCAGTGTGTGCTTTTGAACTCAGTTTCGATTTACTTTGAATGTTGGCTTTCGCGCTTATCGAGGCTGCTAAAATCGCGGCTCCGATAATGGTCTTTCCCTTCACGTTTCCCTCTGGAATAAAGTCCAGGTGGTAGAGAATAAGAAAAGCCTATTTGAGTCAACCGAGCCCCGTGTCAGGAAGCCTCAGATCAAATATATGCGCTTATAGAGTAAAATTAACCTTCAATTTTGAAAAACTTCTAACCAAAAAAAGGCTTGCCCTTTGGTCTTTTTAGAGTATCTGCTCGATAATCCAATGGGGGTCATCGATGGCAATATCGTGCCCTGACCAAGGGTGCATAATCGGCTCCATCCCCCACCGTTGAGCGATTCTAAGAGTACATTTCGGATCTACGAGTTTGTCCCCGTAAGAACCAATCAGCTGGATATCTCCGGGAGCCTGATCAGGGAATGAATAGCGTGAAGCCGCCAATAGCTGCCTAAAGACGTTGCTCTTTTTCATCGGATACTTTTTAGTGACTTCTAAAAGCCTTGGAAGCTCTTCTTTTTTGCGGTCATGGCTATTCGCAACCATATCCAAGATCGTTTCTTCCCATTTCAAATCATCGCGCTTAAAGGAAAGCATTCCACGAGACTTCCAAAGGTTGATCGCGCGAAATCGCTCATAAAACACGGCGTCGTTACGAGAGCTTGTGCACATCACATAGGACTTCACCACTTCATCTGGGAACAAACGCATCCACTCAACGGTGATCATTCCTCCCAACGAAACAGAGAGTATATGCACTTTTTTACCTGCACGGATAAACTCCGAGTGAGAACGTATGGCATGGACGTAGTCTGAAATCTGCAAAGGACTTTCTTCGTCGAAGCGAACTCCATTGCCAGGTAAATCGAGAAATTCAAATTCATCATTTGGAAACTTTTCGATCAAAAGATCTTTGAAAGAACCCCAATGCCCTGCGGCCCTTGCTAGTCCACGTAAAACGATCCAGCTTCTATTTTTCATACCAAAGCTCTTTTGCTTTCTGATTGAAGTGATCCCAATCTTCGAGAGTCTGTGGAACCCATTTATCATGGGAAGCCACTAAGCGAATTAAAAATTCTAATAAAGTGTGATGACGTCGCAGGGTGCGTTTTTGACGATGACCTTTCATCGGGTTAAACGATCCTTCCGCACTAAAAATCTGCCATGGATTTTTCTTCACCCACATCCACGAGCCCATTTCTAAACACAGAGGCAAAAAGTGTTTAGCTCCGTTTAAGTTTAAATTGCGATCATAAATATAATCCCAAAGATCCCCATGAGTCGTATAGGTTTCTG carries:
- a CDS encoding chemotaxis resonse regulator CheY (COG0784 FOG: CheY-like receiver); amino-acid sequence: MFPTSTRILIIDDMPSIRDLVKNTLRAMGYSNLYEAADGQEGLKVLIENNQTDRQIQLVISDWNMPNMKGLELLKQVRATAEWAQLPFVLLTSESERDQVTEAVLAGVSQYIVKPFSAKILEEKLKGAYAKHNKSS
- a CDS encoding iron-regulated protein (COG3016 Uncharacterized iron-regulated protein), with product MLSFRLFLATLLVSACAHAEIEGIFRGGDLQEVSLVQSLEKVQPGSIVIIGENHGFQKHRDQQVQILEALRSLGLPVSVGLEFFTYTDQSKVNDYRAGLLSEADFLTAIAWGGISYDYYRSQALFPDLTQGSKTIALNAPRSLTGKVAKGGLDALTNEEKALLPPAFTVGRDSYKRRFLSMMPHLPTPEAGERYFLSQSIWDDTMAWQAEQFLKTHPQQVLVIVVGDFHVQFGGGLPDRLRHRLPQTPILTFSQVNTTGMTLEELDLEIQPSPTEGPRADYLWLAPVQRLGL
- the rpmG gene encoding 50S ribosomal protein L33 (COG0267 Ribosomal protein L33) — encoded protein: MAKKSGRIIITLECTEARAEGKPVSRYTTTKNKSKTPGRLEKKKYNPNLKRHTVHRETK
- the dcd gene encoding deoxycytidine triphosphate deaminase (COG0717 Deoxycytidine deaminase), producing MILSDQQILEQIEKGNIKVEPFRRECLGTNSYDVHLGSTLAVYEDKVLDAKKHNKIRTFEIPEEGFVLMPDTLYLGVTAEYTETLAHVPFLEGKSSVGRLGIDIHATAGKGDVGFCNYWTLEISVKQPVRVYTGMPVGQLIYFAVQGEILTAYNVKPSAKYNDKKPLPVESMMWKNSF
- a CDS encoding hypothetical protein (COG0753 Catalase), whose product is MFFRKFFENLHSFECKFASLSFKKLLIAMLTLSFLLTSCDAKLGEEPPPPSSQEFGGTQCLTETKPVVKAFILGEAKKVELERSWDCVSSAVEKFKRYVRGRSGDSYSSQELATFLEDNFLDPESPKVSVELQYEFMKVKKLFVGGDDKHITRVEVDRLLSLFKTLRDITINVNPYMKILALKWSLNGEEKLQGEIKFFEDANKEIQLAAKTLATVIEENGQSYKLSDFVTFVSLMGGLFEEDWDFPKTIQKYMPVVKKVKTTLAGGDEDLVTPKEWRRFGVLGSRGYILFLRYYYFIKSVPETGSGYKLSYLARTVEDLLSVFEDLVAEKPAGYVSKLEIVALLDTLGGVWPDFKTSPGLVNEAMKVKQLFFGGSMESFTRLDFETARLKVNRLKIMAERFLPYYLIYGREWQPEFYPYEESQKIFMDSQFVLEATLREAGALFEGAYDLNDALKLLKEVETLYPPENGGYQQLATSYMPLVIDLKNMILGGNDSSLAKGHWSVLLGFASRFYSDYLYFEYFVKGKDQTQVLTLDSMTILMDQSLNILRDLIAKKANTAFTRAELLNIVQHLSKLEIIPKMSLTSWNQLLGVVLNNILTPAEQRLAGKPETALTLTSLEVARSELRIYLDLQVHFASLTQGWSPLRGMTRLEFYENLQKASRQQGNTSNFQTGLQEMLMVIDTPMAMTFDALGRVQISNRIEHGYNFETMSQINMHRALSRALIRSFITDSKRLTSYQGVTLEEVEAAFQTVRAPVVELGVLDPKNVTFASSRFREANIFVPHSDGNSIASFTEMTDLVGMIFSGLKVNSLLEEDLSRHCFQGKKLTKTSTATLSCIRAAYKDSMRKHMTPTPEYIRYMNSASADEWAYYINNVFKAAGHVPNSKNTATVEDISLAPHVIQYIEMIYARFDKNKDGFISTTESMAAFPAFRGILFELAKDQIAKGSLKEKDLLDIFTYILRYGKPPETLKEKIGFALKWRGKQKNWDVWANRTQLSQILGYIADQTSQQKNQIIIDSFITE
- a CDS encoding putative transposase, whose translation is MKGKTIIGAAILAASISAKANIQSKSKLSSKAHTATNSTAMSRPTNSTSASLQRPSKTSDVKFYGQIRMEGMQYFSAVPESPQLSYSQLLSARLSLIKETSWVDFMGDVSGGTFFTRGQSHYIVHEAFASTHGKGPNKLYLGRKKMDWSDMDRRWQLGLWQPQFAMDTLRPEEQGLTGLFFQSNNKNWEVLGFITPIFIPSMGPEIREEGGGLVADSRWYRAPSRDYDFNSRINNINYALDIPETAKLVGNGAVGAMGRLGQKEKGPWVSVSAGYLPVNELILKRQNFKDVSQDRVDVTVSPEVTYHSLYSADVGYSWERVKVTASALHDTPMQKSVDQDWSIQQLKPLTAFSAAVDFPVHNLWKNTLVCQVQYLKVEGGGIVDVLADGQPDDFTLFDQRLKFTNALSLRVEGQLAAIKTRPVVTRIKYLYDYDQRGSLLNTEFLYYPNQKWAVVMGSDILGVQDENYKTSSFLNQYRANDRVYGGMTYVF
- a CDS encoding alpha/beta fold family hydrolase (COG0596 Predicted hydrolases or acyltransferases (alpha/beta hydrolase superfamily)) is translated as MKNRSWIVLRGLARAAGHWGSFKDLLIEKFPNDEFEFLDLPGNGVRFDEESPLQISDYVHAIRSHSEFIRAGKKVHILSVSLGGMITVEWMRLFPDEVVKSYVMCTSSRNDAVFYERFRAINLWKSRGMLSFKRDDLKWEETILDMVANSHDRKKEELPRLLEVTKKYPMKKSNVFRQLLAASRYSFPDQAPGDIQLIGSYGDKLVDPKCTLRIAQRWGMEPIMHPWSGHDIAIDDPHWIIEQIL